One window of Candidatus Nanosynbacter sp. HMT-352 genomic DNA carries:
- a CDS encoding M48 family metalloprotease, with product MYNAVSQNKRNTILIMSVFVIIIGVIGLFIGVATDSYSLALIIFICAILYAWLQYFIAGKLAMMMTGAQEISKNDAPELWRVVENLSIASGMPMPKVYVIDDPAPNAFATGRDPNHAIVGATTGLLDIMDKRELEAVMAHEMSHVRNYDIRVSMIAFGLVSAIGLFADLALRMMFYSDDRDRDVNPIIYAFGLIVGILAPLLATITQLAVSRQREYLADASGVLLTRDTEGLASALEKLRQYGRPMQKQSSSTANLFMNNPLKPGFFSKLFSTHPPLEDRIARLRNNATKM from the coding sequence ATGTACAATGCAGTTTCTCAAAACAAACGCAACACAATATTAATTATGTCTGTGTTTGTGATAATTATTGGAGTCATCGGTCTGTTTATTGGAGTGGCAACTGACAGCTATTCGCTAGCGCTCATCATTTTCATATGTGCGATATTGTATGCTTGGTTGCAATATTTTATAGCTGGCAAGTTGGCTATGATGATGACCGGCGCTCAGGAAATTAGCAAAAATGATGCTCCTGAACTTTGGCGAGTGGTGGAAAATTTGTCTATCGCTTCTGGCATGCCGATGCCGAAAGTTTATGTTATCGACGATCCAGCTCCAAATGCTTTTGCGACTGGTCGCGACCCAAATCATGCTATTGTTGGCGCGACTACTGGGCTTTTGGATATTATGGACAAGCGTGAGCTGGAAGCGGTTATGGCGCATGAAATGAGTCACGTGCGAAATTACGACATCCGTGTGAGTATGATTGCTTTTGGTTTGGTTAGCGCAATTGGGCTGTTTGCAGATTTGGCGCTTAGGATGATGTTTTATAGTGATGACCGTGACAGAGATGTTAATCCTATCATCTACGCTTTCGGGTTGATTGTGGGTATATTGGCGCCGCTTTTAGCAACGATAACCCAATTGGCGGTTAGTCGACAGCGTGAATATCTGGCGGATGCTTCGGGTGTATTATTGACACGAGATACTGAAGGGTTAGCAAGCGCGCTGGAAAAATTGCGCCAATACGGCAGACCAATGCAAAAACAAAGTTCTTCTACTGCCAATTTGTTCATGAATAATCCTTTGAAACCCGGATTTTTCTCAAAATTATTTAGTACTCATCCACCGCTAGAAGACAGAATTGCAAGGTTGAGAAATAACGCAACAAAGATGTAA
- a CDS encoding LemA family protein, with protein MSPLVIVLIVTVVVLLVLVGVVIGAYNGLVVLRNRVEEAWSDITVQLKRRTDLIPNLVNSVKGYATHEKEVFEKVAEARSAIMNAGSVAETAKAENALEGALKSLFAVSEAYPELKANQNFLQLQQELVDTEDKIQAARRFYNGGVRDLNTKIQTFPTNIIAGMFGFQAKEFFDVEDRASVENPVEVKF; from the coding sequence ATGAGTCCATTGGTAATTGTACTTATTGTTACAGTGGTAGTTTTATTGGTACTCGTAGGAGTTGTAATCGGTGCGTACAATGGTTTAGTTGTGTTGCGCAACCGCGTAGAAGAGGCATGGAGCGACATTACTGTTCAGCTAAAGCGCCGAACTGATTTGATTCCAAATTTGGTCAACTCGGTAAAAGGCTACGCTACACACGAAAAAGAAGTGTTTGAGAAGGTCGCAGAAGCTCGTTCAGCAATTATGAATGCTGGCAGCGTGGCTGAGACTGCTAAGGCTGAAAACGCTTTGGAGGGCGCTTTGAAGAGCTTGTTTGCTGTATCTGAGGCTTACCCAGAATTGAAAGCAAACCAGAACTTCTTGCAATTGCAGCAGGAATTGGTTGATACTGAGGATAAAATCCAAGCAGCTCGCCGATTCTACAACGGTGGCGTTCGCGACTTAAACACGAAGATCCAGACTTTCCCAACAAACATCATCGCGGGAATGTTTGGCTTCCAAGCTAAGGAATTCTTCGACGTTGAGGATCGCGCAAGTGTTGAAAATCCAGTTGAAGTAAAGTTCTAA